The Lycium barbarum isolate Lr01 chromosome 4, ASM1917538v2, whole genome shotgun sequence nucleotide sequence ACAAAAAGGACACACGGTGAAAATTTTCATTGTAAAAGGGTAagtttcctcctttttttttggggggggggggggggggggtgtttacAAAAAGGGCaattttccttcttctttttttgggtACAAAAAGGGCAAATTTCCACCACGAAATTAGAATTTAGACGTATGTTCTGGTTCCATCGACTTTGTTTAAGACAAAAGAGACCCTATTGATTTGGATTACTAGTAGACTGACCTGGTGGTCAATTTTGTTTGAGTTAAAGGTTCTCTAGCCCATTACTTGATGGAGACAATTTATACATTACAAATATTATGActatttattttctattttttatatATCTCCTTCAGTAAATAAAACTTAAATTCAAGTAGTTATATATTGAGGCTTAATACTCCCGCTGTCCCAATTATGTGAAGATGTTCGGAGTATGAGAATCAAAATAACGAACTTCGATTATGAATTCGAATATAATTTTTTCAAATTTCTTGAAATACAATTTACGTAAGTACATAAAAGtactggagcacaagttagcaTGGCTGattattcaaaaaataaaataaaatgattgaGAAAAATAAAGTTAAAGAAAAAATTGTTAAAGAAAACGTGTCACGCCATTAAAACATTACACAACACAATTTCGTAAGTTGAACTTATGGGCAGGGCATTTTCGGTGGACTAGCCCACTTCCCATTATCCAACAGGGCAATTCCTCCCACATAATTAAGGAAGCCATTGAAAGGTGACTAAAACGCTAGAAACGGGACTACCCGAACTTATATCTTCGGGGTACATAATATAGCTTTCAAACTTTTAAAATAATCTTTCAAAGAAGTCCCCACCGTGAAATCGATAAAAGATTGGTCAATAGCGGGTGACACTAAAGCCAACTAAAACTGAAAAacattaaaaaggaaaaaaaaaaaaaaaaagaatcggaAAGACTTGAAGTCGTCTAGCATTGACTTGTTCTCCCTTTTAAgtatatatgaatatgaataacgGGTTGATCCTATAAACAAATTAAAGGAGTCAGAATACACAACGAAAACAAAAAAATCTGTTTTGAGTTTCATTCTACATATATGGCTTGGAGGTATAAACATATTCCTACATGTTTCTTTTTGATGTATTACCTAACAGTTGTGACTATTCTTGGAGAAACACTCTCAGCAACAGCTCACTCTCAGGTGAAGCCAAAACCCAACTGCCAGAGGTCTAGCTCAGGTAAATTCTTAATTGGTCCTCCCATTTGCATGTTTCTCACGGTTTGGAGTAGCCTGCAACTTCTGAATTATTAGCAGCGGATTAGTAacaaattatcaaaaaaaaaaaaaagtagctccGAGCAATTTAGCAATTGATCATTAATGAAGAAAATCGTTTTTTTTTCATATAGTGTTTATTGTCAAATGAGGTACGTGTTTTGGCCATGCGCAAAGCGCGCACACTAAACTAGTATGTGGATATGTGTATCATGATTTAATGGAGTTGAGGGTTCGCTCAGTGGGGATTAGGCTCGTATGTGCTTTCGTAACCCTTCAGTTTTGGATTGTGACACTAATATAAATTAGTTTGAGCTAAAACTAGGGGTGTCAACGGTTTCTCAAATATTGACTGAACCCAATCGTACCGAACCCATTAGTAGATTTTAATAAAACTGTAGGTTTCTATATAAACCTATAACAGATTGAATAATTAGGGTAGACTTTTTATTTTATAAGATTAAATCGAAAAAATGGCGAATCCAACCGAATCATTGacgcccccacccccacccccctacAGCCAGATATCACAAGTTTTGGTAAATTAATAGTTTATCGTAAAAATGGCGCGGTCTCATGACCAACTTCTGGTCTGCTTATTAATGTTCGGCCATCGTTTAAAATGTAATGAAAAAATGGTCAGTTTTTAGTTACAGTTTACCACTTTATATGCATTGTTAATCGTTTTTGTAATCCAATTATATGTTCTCTTCTTACTTTTGTAATTTTGACCCTGCAAAGTTTTAGCTATTTGCTATTCACCCCTCTTTCGAAACTTGAATTCTGACTTTGTAGCTATATTTGCCTAATTCATGAACTTGTTTTCATAGTGCATTAGTGCTTATGAAGTTATTATGGTTTTATGTAGGTCCAATAATTGAATCGCACAATTCGGAAAGAGTTTCTAGATTTGAACCTTGCTCTCCAAATGCTAATCAAATGAAAACTCCACCATCTGGAAAACATCTAAGCAGGAATCAAACTCGAGAtcgttcaaaaaataaaaaactaaatcGCCAACGTTATGGTAATAGTCCTCTTGATAATGGACTTGATCAAATTGATTCTGATTATGTTTGGTTTACTGTGACGATAAGTCTTGGCACACCACAACAAAATTATAACTTAATCGCGGATACTGGTAGCCATTTGACTTGGGTACGTTGCCAACCTTGTTTCCAAGGTTGCACATCAAATGATCCTTTGTATGATCCTTCAAAATCATTGTGCAAAGATACAATATCAGATCCCTTTAATGTCACTTATGCTGATAACTCGTTTACAAAAGGTATTTGGGGATGTGATACTCTCACTATAGATGATCTTGGTAGAATAATGAACTTTAATTTTGGTTGTGGCCAAGAAAATGTCGAGAGAGACAATTTTGTTGGTGCAGCTGGAATTCTTGGACTTGGCAAAGGAGAGTTCTCTTTGACATCTCAAAGTGATGCATCAATACAAATGTTCAGCTATTTTGTCCCAGAAAATAGTCGTGATGGGAATTTACATTTTGGGGATAAAGCCAGGAATATATTTAACACTTGTAATTCAAACCCATTTACGCCATTGGTAGAAGGCGATGATCCAGTAAAGTACTATCTTGACCTAGTTGGTATAAGTGTAGATGGAAATAAACTCGATGTCTCATCTACAAAATTCACATCTGGAGGTACAATTATCGACAGTGGAACGATCATCACTCGATTGCCACAGGAGGTATACACTGCACTTAGTGGTGCTATTAGACAGTCCATGTCTAATTACACATCATTAGAACATGTCGATGGCCTCCTAGACACCTGCTATCACTTAGAGGGAAACGAACCATTTGTGCTACCAGAGATTAAATTCCATTTTGGAGAAGAGAGTACTATTGATGTGACTTTGTCAAACAGTGGAActatatggaagaaaaatgaTACAGTAAATTGTTTGGCTTTTGCTGCAACGGAAAGCATTAATAGTAATAGCATTATTGGTATCGTTCCACAACGTGGATTCAATGTGCTTTATGATTTGGAAGGGGAAAGGATTGGATTTGGCCGTAGTTGTGCTAGCTAGTTGATCAGAGCCAGAGCCAAAatttcatttttcatgttcttagCATAACTTGTGTAATCAAACTTAATTGTTATTTACTATTAAGTTTATCAGTGATGATAAGCTTTGTATGTAAATCACTGATTTTGTGTTTCATTTTCGCATGTAAGTTCGTTGGTTTCGAAGAAATTACTTTCGTTTAGCCTTGCATTTTGCTGAGATATTGTCGAAGCTTGTAGTGCCTTCTTCTCCTCTCTCGATAAAGGTACTTTGcgattttcaaatttcaaattttcagTTCAGTTGATATGAGAAGCCATAAAGCTTAGCATCTGCCATTTCAGTGAACTTTTCATAGTGAGATTGTTTGTAGAATTGCTTGAACAATTTTGTTTGAAATTGATCTTTGTTAATTCGCTTTTAAAATAATTGTTTCATTATCATGGATATTACGGATTGAAATTATTGTCGAAGGTGATTTGATGTTGTATTAACAGAGCTCTATTAGCTATAACCAAGGAATCTGCTAGTATTATTTAGTTATTGCTTTATATTTGTCTATAAAGCAAATGGTAGTCAAATGTTTGTGTATTCTTAAATAAGTTTCTTGTCTGAATTTTGAATATTTGACCAAAATAATAGATTATGAATCCGGATATAGCAAATACAATCTCTACTGATTTGGAGTTTTTAGCACGGGGTCCAATGACAGTCTGACAGATGTAAGAAGGTTCACTTCTTATAACATTAATGGATTCATCTAGAATCTGAAGCTTTGAAGATTTATCTGATTTGTGAGTTCTCGTTCCTCGTTTTCACGCCTTTTCGATCGGTAAATCAATTGAGTTGTTTTTAACTTTGAATTGCtttactaatcattttctttATATTTGTTTACATTTTTCCTTTACTAATCATTTTCTTAATTACTTGCTAATTACCAAGGCTTATATTTGCTCTGATTGTGGATGGTTCATGGATACTTGtaaccattaaaaaaaaaaaaaagctagatCATTGGGATTTCTGGTAAGATTGTTGGTTCATTTGAATCTCTGATTAGCGTCTCAAATTGTTTCTGTGTGTTGGTTCTCGTTTTATAATTAGATTTGCCTTGTCTTTATGCAGTTCCAAAAGTGGTTTGATGATGCAATGGCGACAGGCTTGAAGGAACCAGATGCCATGGCCTAGTCAACTACTGGCAAAAATGGCAAGCCGTGAGTGTCTGGCTTTTGCAaaaattatttcattttattttattttttaaacgaCCTGCTGTAATAATATGCGACAAGACTTTACCTCTTCTCACGCCCCTTTCTCTCTTGCATTATCTAATCATTAAGAAATTGTGATGAGAGCTATATCTTGTAGATATAACAATGGTTCCGCCTCCTTGTCTTTCCAATGCCCTTGGCTTGCCAAGCAAATAGAATATTGTCCATCTGCATTGAATGGCAAGTGACTTTAATTTTCTCATTTCTTAACTATATAAACCAACTTTGTGATACTTGTAAGTTG carries:
- the LOC132635615 gene encoding aspartyl protease AED1-like codes for the protein MAWRYKHIPTCFFLMYYLTVVTILGETLSATAHSQVKPKPNCQRSSSGPIIESHNSERVSRFEPCSPNANQMKTPPSGKHLSRNQTRDRSKNKKLNRQRYGNSPLDNGLDQIDSDYVWFTVTISLGTPQQNYNLIADTGSHLTWVRCQPCFQGCTSNDPLYDPSKSLCKDTISDPFNVTYADNSFTKGIWGCDTLTIDDLGRIMNFNFGCGQENVERDNFVGAAGILGLGKGEFSLTSQSDASIQMFSYFVPENSRDGNLHFGDKARNIFNTCNSNPFTPLVEGDDPVKYYLDLVGISVDGNKLDVSSTKFTSGGTIIDSGTIITRLPQEVYTALSGAIRQSMSNYTSLEHVDGLLDTCYHLEGNEPFVLPEIKFHFGEESTIDVTLSNSGTIWKKNDTVNCLAFAATESINSNSIIGIVPQRGFNVLYDLEGERIGFGRSCAS